The window CGATCCCTGCCAGGCCGCGAAACTCCAGCCTGGCCGGGTCGTTCGGGCCACTGAGTGGATGCAGCATGAACATGCACACGAAATCGATGACCTGGGACGCGCCATTGATCACCGGGACGATCACCAGGCGCCGGCTGGTGCCGTACTGGCGGTGCTCGCCGGCCGCGCCGGGCGTGGCCAGCTTGTGGAAGCTGTTCAGGCGGTTGTTGTCGTTGAAGGCGATCTGCGACCCGGTCTTGATACTGGTGCCGGTGTCGGCCAGCGAGGCGTAGGCGGCGCGCTTGGTGATGTAGTTCTGGGCGCTGGCGTGCGAGCCGGGTGCCGGCGTGCCGGCAAAGGCATTCTGCGGTACCGCATTCTTCCAGTTGGCGGCAGTGTACGAGTATCCGCTCTGGTCGGGATGGTTCAGGGCGGGGGAGTCGCTGTTCTTGTAGACCCCGAAGCGGTAGTTCCACGGCCGGTCCACGCTGGTTTGCGCGCCCGGGGTGCCGAGCGTGTCGCCCAGGCGTGTGCCGCAGTAGCCTCCTTCGGCCAGTTCGGCGGCCGTTTCGCTGGCGCTTTTGCTGCCATCGAGGTTGTACCAGCCCATTTCGCCGGCCGAGGAGGCCGCGCCGGCCTTGTCGAACACGGTCACCCATTCGCCGACCAGGAAACCGTAGTTGTTCGATGGCGTGCCGCCCACCTTGGCTTTCATCGCCACCGGGATCGGGCAGGTGCTCTGGGCGCTGCCGCGCGTGGCGACCGCGCTGGCCAGCACCGCGCGCGTGGACGGATTGGCCGTGCCGTTGCCGGCAAACGTGCCCAGCGCGTGCAGCAGCCACATTCTTATCCCGCTCTGGCGGTGCTCGCACTGCGCGTAGCGCGCGCTGGCGGGGGCGGTGGTGGGCATGTAGCTCTGGTCCCGGAAGCTGATGCCGGTGTCGGGCAACTGGCCCTTGCCGTCCCAGCTCGCCGACTGCAGGTTGACCCGGTTCAGGTTAGCCGCGGTGGTGCCGGCGCGGCGCGCCCGCGCCAGTGCGCTCGACTGGCCGTCGAGCTCCTGGGCCGCGGCCAGGGCGCAGCTGTCCATGGCCGTTTGCAGCTCGGTCTTGACGATGAACAGGCGCCCCAGGTCGAAGGCGATGGCGACAAACCCCAGCAGGAAAAACAGCAGGAAGCAGACCGTCAGAATCACCGCGCCGTGCTGGCGCTGGCGAACTGCGTATCGATTGTGCGGGATCATGGTTTTCATCCAAAAAATGACGGGCCGCGGGCAGGCCGCGGTCCGTCGGCTGGTGGGTCAGGCGCAGGCGCCGCCGGTCAGGCAGGATTCGACGCGGGCGATGAAGCCGGAGAAGCTGGTGCCGGTGAGATTGCGCAGCGCGACCACCAGGATGATCGAGACGACCGCGATGATCAGCGCGTATTCGACCACCTGGGCGCCTTCGTCGTCGCGCAGGAAGGAGCGGATGCTGCGGCTGGCGTTGTTGAGCAGGGCGTTCATGGTGTGGACCTTTCAGTTTTGTTATCGGGAAGAGTTTGTTGGTACGCCGCGCATCAGGCGCAGGCGCCGCCGGTCAGGCACGATTCGACGCGGGCGATGAAGCCGGAGAAGCTGGTGCCGGTGAGGTTACGCAGCGCCACCACCAGGATGATCGAGACGACCGCGATGATCAGTGCATACTCGACGACCTGGGCGCCTTCGTCGTCGCGGGCGAAGGATTGGACCGAGTGGTTTATCGATTTCAAAAAAGTGTTCATTTGACGTACCTTTCATGTGAGATGGAGGGACAAACATGCCCGCCCATGCGGGCGGGGTACTGCTCCGGACGGCGGCCCCATGGCCGCTGCCAGATCCTGTGGCGAGCCTGCCGGCTCACTTGGCGGCGGGGCCGCCGATGTTGATGACGTTGACCACCGGCGGCGGCGCCTTGAAGCTATCCTGGTAGCGCGTCATGGCGTCGCGCGCGGCCTGGCCGTCGATGCCGGCCACCGGGTCGGGCGTGGCGCCCGCCTGCGGGTCGATGGTCATGGCGCTGCGCGCTTCGCGCACGGCGTCGCCGAAACGCGCGTCGTAGCGGGGGGCTGCGGCGCAGCCGGCCAGCATGGCCAGCACGGGCAGCGCGGCGCGGCAAATGAGTGTGTTCATGGCGCTCTCCTTATTCGGTTTTTGCGGGGGCGGACTTGCCTTCGGTCTTGCCCATGAAAATCCGGTCGGC of the Massilia violaceinigra genome contains:
- a CDS encoding Flp family type IVb pilin, encoding MNALLNNASRSIRSFLRDDEGAQVVEYALIIAVVSIILVVALRNLTGTSFSGFIARVESCLTGGACA
- a CDS encoding Tad domain-containing protein, with protein sequence MIPHNRYAVRQRQHGAVILTVCFLLFFLLGFVAIAFDLGRLFIVKTELQTAMDSCALAAAQELDGQSSALARARRAGTTAANLNRVNLQSASWDGKGQLPDTGISFRDQSYMPTTAPASARYAQCEHRQSGIRMWLLHALGTFAGNGTANPSTRAVLASAVATRGSAQSTCPIPVAMKAKVGGTPSNNYGFLVGEWVTVFDKAGAASSAGEMGWYNLDGSKSASETAAELAEGGYCGTRLGDTLGTPGAQTSVDRPWNYRFGVYKNSDSPALNHPDQSGYSYTAANWKNAVPQNAFAGTPAPGSHASAQNYITKRAAYASLADTGTSIKTGSQIAFNDNNRLNSFHKLATPGAAGEHRQYGTSRRLVIVPVINGASQVIDFVCMFMLHPLSGPNDPARLEFRGLAGIAASPCSPGGTPGGLAGPLVPVLVR
- a CDS encoding Flp family type IVb pilin, with product MNTFLKSINHSVQSFARDDEGAQVVEYALIIAVVSIILVVALRNLTGTSFSGFIARVESCLTGGACA